A genomic segment from Brevundimonas sp. SORGH_AS_0993 encodes:
- the pyrF gene encoding orotidine-5'-phosphate decarboxylase, with protein MTQTETARDQAPNRAPDERIICALDVPTTAEAQALVERVQDAVGFYKIGLQLFAAGGMDLARDLKADGRKVFLDWKLHDIGATVEKAAASLAEAGCDLLTVHARPQVMAAAARGVAGSGLKVLGVTVLTSLTADDLIADDHSLSPADLVERRVRQALEAGIDGVVASPHEAARVKALATEAGRDDFLIVTPGVRPEGAALDDQARAATPEAALTSGATHLVIGRPITAAGDPRRAALAIAETIALI; from the coding sequence ATGACCCAGACCGAAACCGCCCGCGACCAGGCCCCCAACCGCGCGCCCGACGAACGGATCATCTGCGCCCTGGACGTGCCGACGACGGCTGAGGCGCAGGCTCTGGTGGAGCGGGTCCAGGACGCGGTCGGCTTCTACAAGATCGGGCTTCAGCTGTTCGCGGCGGGCGGCATGGACCTGGCCCGCGACCTGAAGGCGGACGGCCGCAAGGTCTTTCTGGACTGGAAGCTGCACGACATCGGCGCGACGGTGGAGAAGGCGGCCGCCAGCCTGGCCGAGGCGGGCTGCGATCTTCTGACCGTCCACGCCCGGCCCCAGGTCATGGCGGCGGCGGCGCGCGGCGTGGCCGGTTCGGGCCTGAAGGTGCTGGGGGTGACGGTCCTGACCAGCCTGACGGCCGACGACCTGATCGCCGACGACCACAGCCTGTCCCCCGCCGATCTGGTGGAGCGCCGCGTGCGTCAGGCGCTGGAGGCCGGGATCGACGGCGTTGTCGCCAGTCCGCACGAGGCGGCTCGCGTCAAAGCCCTGGCGACCGAGGCGGGACGGGACGACTTTCTGATCGTGACCCCGGGCGTGCGGCCCGAAGGCGCCGCCCTGGACGACCAGGCGCGGGCGGCCACGCCCGAGGCCGCCTTGACGTCCGGCGCGACCCATCTGGTGATCGGCCGCCCGATCACGGCGGCGGGCGATCCGCGCCGGGCGGCCCTGGCGATCGCCGAGACGATCGCCCTGATCTGA
- a CDS encoding DUF1674 domain-containing protein → MTEQPTPDERPAPAFNPDVPHATPERPLTETARRALMEAAERRAAVSAPSAPPEHGGPRGPEPTRYGDWEKKGLAVDF, encoded by the coding sequence GTGACCGAACAGCCCACCCCCGACGAACGGCCCGCCCCCGCCTTCAACCCCGACGTGCCCCACGCCACGCCCGAGCGGCCCCTGACCGAGACCGCGCGCCGCGCCCTGATGGAGGCGGCCGAACGCCGCGCCGCCGTATCCGCTCCGTCCGCCCCGCCCGAACACGGCGGCCCGCGCGGTCCGGAACCCACCCGATACGGCGACTGGGAGAAAAAGGGCCTGGCCGTCGATTTTTAA
- the htpX gene encoding zinc metalloprotease HtpX: MNHLKTFVLLAVMTALFMGLGYLIGGVTGMVIALLFAGGMNLFSYWNADKIVLKMYRAQPVDEQHPNAVVRNYVADVRQMARDAGLPQPQIAIIPNDQPNAFATGRNPQNAAVCATTGLLDMLTREEVRGVMAHELAHVKNRDTLTMTVTATIAGAIAALANFALFFQGGDDRERPGGLIGTLALMILAPMAAGLVQMAISRGREYEADRVGAEIAGDPQALASALQKIEAYAKRIHNPTAERNPASGQLFIINPLAGRGADNLFSTHPNTGNRVRALMEMGARMGLSVRPVAAAPAPLAVGRAADRTQPRPAAVTTGVPTTPAAPRGPWG; the protein is encoded by the coding sequence ATGAACCATCTGAAGACCTTCGTGCTGCTGGCTGTCATGACCGCCCTGTTCATGGGGCTGGGCTATCTGATCGGCGGCGTGACCGGCATGGTGATCGCCCTGCTGTTCGCGGGCGGCATGAACCTGTTCAGCTATTGGAACGCCGACAAGATCGTTCTGAAGATGTATCGCGCTCAGCCGGTGGACGAGCAACATCCCAACGCCGTGGTCCGCAACTATGTCGCCGACGTGCGCCAGATGGCGCGCGACGCCGGCCTGCCCCAGCCCCAGATCGCCATCATCCCCAACGATCAGCCCAACGCCTTCGCCACCGGTCGTAACCCGCAGAACGCCGCCGTCTGCGCCACGACGGGCTTGCTGGACATGCTGACGCGCGAAGAGGTGCGCGGGGTGATGGCGCACGAACTGGCCCATGTGAAGAACCGCGACACCCTGACCATGACGGTCACGGCCACCATCGCCGGCGCCATCGCCGCCCTGGCCAACTTCGCCCTGTTCTTTCAGGGCGGCGACGACCGCGAGCGGCCGGGCGGCTTGATCGGAACCCTGGCCCTGATGATCCTGGCGCCCATGGCGGCCGGCCTGGTGCAGATGGCCATCAGCCGGGGCCGGGAATACGAGGCCGACCGCGTGGGCGCCGAGATCGCCGGCGACCCCCAGGCCCTGGCCAGCGCCCTGCAGAAGATCGAGGCGTACGCCAAGCGCATCCATAATCCGACGGCCGAGCGCAATCCCGCCTCGGGCCAGCTGTTCATCATCAACCCCCTGGCCGGGCGTGGCGCGGACAATCTGTTCTCGACCCATCCGAACACCGGCAACCGGGTCCGCGCCCTGATGGAGATGGGCGCCCGGATGGGGCTGTCTGTCCGCCCCGTCGCGGCGGCCCCCGCGCCCCTGGCCGTCGGCCGGGCCGCCGACCGGACGCAGCCGCGCCCCGCCGCCGTCACCACAGGCGTGCCGACCACGCCGGCCGCGCCCCGAGGTCCCTGGGGCTGA
- a CDS encoding M28 family peptidase produces the protein MERSRGILGSLAYVDRHLATRAPSNDPALANLPNNRTWRSRWPIQPRPGYRDLVAYFNLDNGSGKIRGINAEGNVAAAPIFQEWLAPFASMGATTVSLRNSGGTDHVYMQTVGVPGYQFIQDPLDYSARIHHTSIDSYDHLKAEDLRQAAVILASFLLNAANRDAPLPRMPLRRPSRPRPIRSNIRRQIEVTSFRGAHRANREPRRVAYRLETSFKALGRSWLPGSSLRSAPE, from the coding sequence ATGGAGAGGAGCAGGGGGATCCTGGGCTCCCTGGCCTATGTCGACCGGCACCTGGCGACCCGCGCCCCGTCGAACGATCCGGCCTTGGCCAACCTGCCGAACAATCGCACCTGGCGCAGCCGCTGGCCGATCCAGCCGCGCCCAGGCTATCGCGATCTGGTCGCCTATTTCAACCTGGACAACGGCTCGGGCAAGATTCGCGGCATCAACGCCGAAGGCAATGTCGCCGCCGCCCCGATCTTTCAGGAATGGCTGGCGCCCTTCGCCAGCATGGGGGCCACGACCGTGTCGCTGCGCAACTCGGGCGGCACCGACCATGTCTATATGCAGACGGTCGGCGTGCCGGGGTATCAGTTCATCCAGGACCCGCTCGACTATTCCGCGCGCATCCACCACACCAGCATCGACAGCTACGACCACCTGAAGGCCGAGGATTTGCGTCAGGCGGCGGTCATCCTGGCCAGTTTCCTGCTGAACGCCGCCAACCGCGACGCCCCCCTGCCGCGCATGCCGCTGCGCCGACCCAGCCGACCCCGACCGATCCGTTCGAATATCCGCCGGCAGATTGAAGTCACGTCATTCCGGGGCGCCCATCGGGCGAACCGGGAACCCAGGAGGGTGGCGTACCGCCTCGAGACATCGTTCAAGGCGCTCGGGCGGTCCTGGCTTCCGGGTTCCTCGCTTCGCTCGGCCCCGGAATGA
- a CDS encoding acetyl-CoA C-acetyltransferase, producing the protein MTEVVIVSAARTPVGAFLGGLSSLPASKLGEIAIKAALDRAGVSGDEVDEVILGHVLQAAAGQGPARQAAVGAGVRKEAAAWSLNQICGSGLRAVAIGAQQIALGDARIVVAGGQESMSQAPHAQQLRTGAKMGDVAFVDTMIKDGLWDAFNGYHMGQTAENIADKWAISREAQDEFALASQHKAEAAQTAGKFAEEIVPVVIPGKKADVTVDQDEYIRHGATIEAMQKLRPAFAKDGSVTAANASGLNDGAAALVLMSADEARARGLEPLARIASYATAGVDPSLMGTGPIPASKKALEKAGWTVADLDLVESNEAFAAQSLCVVKELGLDPARVNVNGGAIAIGHPIGASGARILTTLLFEMKRSGAKKGLATLCIGGGMGVAMCVERANA; encoded by the coding sequence ATGACCGAGGTCGTCATCGTCTCCGCCGCCCGCACGCCCGTGGGCGCCTTCCTGGGCGGCCTGTCGTCCCTGCCCGCCTCCAAGCTGGGCGAGATCGCCATCAAGGCGGCGCTGGATCGGGCGGGCGTCTCGGGCGACGAGGTGGACGAGGTGATCCTGGGTCATGTGCTTCAGGCCGCCGCGGGTCAGGGACCAGCGCGTCAGGCCGCCGTCGGCGCGGGGGTCAGAAAGGAAGCCGCCGCCTGGAGCCTGAACCAGATCTGCGGCTCGGGCCTGCGCGCCGTGGCCATCGGCGCCCAGCAGATCGCCTTGGGCGACGCCAGGATCGTCGTCGCGGGCGGGCAGGAAAGCATGAGCCAGGCGCCGCACGCCCAACAGCTGAGGACGGGCGCCAAGATGGGCGACGTCGCCTTCGTCGACACCATGATCAAGGATGGTCTGTGGGACGCCTTCAACGGCTATCACATGGGCCAGACGGCCGAGAACATCGCCGACAAATGGGCGATCAGCCGCGAGGCCCAGGACGAGTTCGCCCTGGCCAGCCAGCACAAGGCCGAAGCCGCCCAGACGGCCGGCAAGTTCGCCGAGGAGATCGTCCCCGTCGTCATTCCCGGCAAGAAGGCGGACGTCACCGTCGATCAGGACGAGTACATCCGCCACGGCGCGACCATCGAGGCGATGCAGAAGCTGCGGCCGGCCTTCGCCAAGGACGGCAGCGTCACCGCCGCCAACGCCTCGGGCCTGAACGACGGCGCCGCCGCCCTGGTGCTGATGAGCGCAGACGAGGCCAGGGCGCGCGGGCTGGAGCCGCTGGCCCGCATTGCGTCCTACGCCACCGCCGGCGTCGATCCGTCGCTCATGGGCACAGGGCCGATCCCGGCGTCGAAGAAGGCGCTGGAGAAGGCGGGCTGGACCGTGGCGGACCTGGACCTGGTCGAATCCAACGAAGCCTTCGCCGCCCAGAGCCTGTGCGTGGTCAAGGAGCTGGGCCTCGATCCGGCCAGGGTCAACGTCAACGGCGGCGCCATCGCCATCGGCCACCCCATCGGCGCCTCGGGCGCGCGCATCCTGACGACGCTTCTGTTCGAGATGAAGAGGTCGGGGGCGAAGAAGGGTCTGGCGACCCTGTGCATCGGCGGCGGCATGGGCGTCGCCATGTGCGTCGAACGGGCGAACGCTTAA
- a CDS encoding hemolysin III family protein, whose protein sequence is MLRTLHRLVSHVCTPDELDMIDHYQTRAERLADLWVHVVGLMLAAVGGLILAGLAGVYTGVGGVMATAIYALCLVGMLTASTIYNWTTPCAARPVLRRLDEAAIFLMIAGSYTPFTTQRFEGAWAVGFTTLIWTLAFVGAGVKLLAPRISDKFWSAVYVVFGWLAVAALKPMVETVHPIALALLVIGGLIYTAGVFVFISPKVRFRRAIWHGFVVTGATVHWAAVLVGVVLAPAMAQG, encoded by the coding sequence ATGCTGCGCACCCTGCACCGTCTTGTCTCCCACGTCTGCACGCCGGACGAACTGGATATGATCGATCACTACCAGACGCGGGCCGAGCGTCTGGCCGACCTGTGGGTCCATGTGGTGGGCCTGATGCTGGCGGCGGTGGGCGGCCTGATCCTGGCGGGTCTGGCGGGGGTCTATACGGGCGTGGGCGGGGTGATGGCGACGGCCATCTACGCCCTGTGCCTGGTCGGGATGCTGACGGCCTCGACGATCTACAACTGGACCACCCCCTGCGCCGCGCGGCCCGTGCTGCGCCGGCTGGACGAGGCGGCCATCTTCCTGATGATCGCCGGCAGCTACACCCCCTTCACCACCCAGCGGTTCGAAGGCGCCTGGGCGGTAGGCTTCACCACCCTGATCTGGACCCTGGCCTTCGTCGGCGCCGGGGTGAAACTGCTGGCGCCGCGCATCTCGGACAAGTTCTGGAGTGCGGTCTATGTCGTCTTCGGCTGGCTGGCGGTCGCGGCCCTGAAGCCCATGGTCGAGACGGTCCATCCCATCGCCCTGGCCCTTCTGGTCATCGGCGGCCTGATCTACACCGCCGGGGTCTTCGTCTTCATCAGCCCCAAGGTCCGCTTCCGTCGCGCCATCTGGCACGGGTTCGTCGTCACCGGGGCCACCGTCCACTGGGCGGCGGTGCTGGTGGGCGTGGTCCTGGCCCCGGCGATGGCCCAGGGTTGA
- the phaR gene encoding polyhydroxyalkanoate synthesis repressor PhaR encodes MADDKTKGGKDGDPAVVVIKKYANRRLYNTRTSAYVTLEDLAAMVREGVEFVVYDAKTNDDLTRQILTQIIFEEESRGEALLPVQFLRQLIGFYGGSMQGVLPSYLEMSLANFSKQQEQFASQMSRAFGTGSGATLMEEAARANMAMFQRALQMFPGFGYARAEPAAEPAAPSPDPAPEAPDALAEMRRQMDEMRRQIDRLAGGQSE; translated from the coding sequence GTGGCTGACGATAAGACCAAGGGCGGAAAAGACGGCGACCCGGCCGTCGTCGTCATCAAGAAGTATGCGAACCGCCGCCTCTACAACACCCGAACCAGCGCCTATGTGACGCTGGAGGACCTGGCCGCCATGGTGCGCGAGGGGGTCGAATTCGTGGTCTATGACGCCAAGACCAACGACGACCTGACCCGCCAGATCCTGACGCAGATCATCTTCGAGGAGGAAAGCCGGGGCGAGGCCCTGCTGCCGGTCCAGTTCCTGCGCCAGTTGATCGGCTTCTACGGCGGATCCATGCAGGGGGTTCTGCCCTCCTATCTGGAGATGTCCCTAGCCAATTTCAGCAAGCAGCAGGAACAGTTCGCCAGCCAGATGAGCCGCGCCTTCGGAACCGGCTCGGGCGCGACCCTGATGGAAGAGGCCGCGCGGGCCAACATGGCCATGTTCCAGCGCGCCCTGCAGATGTTCCCCGGCTTCGGTTACGCCCGCGCCGAGCCGGCCGCCGAACCCGCCGCGCCGTCCCCGGACCCGGCGCCTGAGGCGCCCGACGCCCTGGCCGAGATGCGTCGCCAGATGGACGAGATGCGCCGCCAGATCGACCGGCTGGCGGGCGGCCAGTCGGAATGA
- a CDS encoding hydroxymethylglutaryl-CoA lyase, with product MSRFIQIVEVGPRDGLQNEKTVLDTAVRVDLVRRLEAAGAKRIEAVSFVHPQYVPQMAGAEAVMAALPPEAGRSRIGLVLNGKGYDRALTTGVNEVNVSVAATDGFGLKNQGLAVKDQLAMLGEIVARRHNAEATDGAPSLSATLSCVWGCPFEGEVSVGQVTDMVGALGEMGVAEIGLADTIGAGDPWAVTRKVEAARKAAPDATLRLHFHDTRNTGLANAHAGVEAGVDVLDASVGGIGGCPFAPGATGNIATEDLVYMLSRAGFETGYDLDALIETARWIGAVIGRPAPSALSRAGGFPRG from the coding sequence GTGAGCCGCTTCATCCAGATCGTCGAGGTCGGGCCGCGCGACGGCCTGCAGAACGAAAAGACCGTGCTGGACACGGCCGTGCGCGTCGATCTGGTGCGGCGGCTGGAGGCGGCGGGGGCGAAAAGGATCGAGGCCGTCTCGTTCGTCCATCCCCAATATGTGCCCCAGATGGCCGGCGCCGAAGCGGTGATGGCCGCCCTGCCGCCCGAGGCGGGGCGCAGCCGCATCGGCCTGGTCCTGAACGGCAAGGGTTACGACCGGGCGCTGACCACGGGGGTGAACGAGGTGAACGTCTCGGTCGCAGCCACCGACGGCTTCGGCCTGAAGAACCAGGGCCTGGCGGTGAAGGACCAACTGGCCATGCTGGGCGAAATCGTCGCGCGGCGACACAATGCGGAGGCGACCGACGGCGCGCCGTCCCTTTCGGCGACCCTCTCCTGCGTCTGGGGCTGTCCGTTCGAAGGCGAGGTCTCGGTCGGCCAGGTCACGGACATGGTGGGCGCCCTCGGCGAGATGGGCGTGGCCGAGATCGGCCTGGCCGACACCATCGGCGCCGGCGACCCCTGGGCGGTGACGCGAAAGGTCGAGGCCGCGCGAAAGGCGGCGCCGGACGCGACCCTGCGCCTGCATTTCCATGACACGCGCAACACCGGCCTGGCCAACGCCCATGCGGGTGTCGAGGCGGGCGTCGATGTGCTGGACGCCTCGGTCGGCGGCATCGGCGGCTGCCCCTTCGCGCCGGGCGCCACCGGCAACATCGCCACAGAGGATCTGGTTTACATGCTGTCGCGCGCGGGGTTCGAGACGGGCTACGATCTGGACGCCCTGATCGAGACGGCGCGATGGATCGGCGCGGTGATCGGCCGGCCCGCGCCCTCGGCCCTCAGCCGCGCGGGCGGCTTTCCCAGAGGATGA
- a CDS encoding glycosyltransferase family 39 protein: MTLPKLDHLIAGWRGPVLAALLTLVAGLPSLMLLPPLDRDESRFAQATAQMLESHDFVDIRFQDEPRWKKPVGIYWLQAAAVALTSDVEDRQIAPYRIPSLLGAMLAAWAAAWAGAALFGNRVGFLAGAILGTTFLLSTEAGIAKTDAMLCGATTLAMAALARIYMATQAGERPIRPHKLLFWLGLGLSILIKGPIGLLVVGLAIIALSIWDRNVRWLARLGWGWGLPLVALMVGPWAIAITIATDGGFWREAIGGDLAPKIAGAHESHSGFPGMYLLLAPLLFFPSTLLLPAAVSTGWSRRAEPAIRFMVCWLVPGWLMFELAPTKLWHYTLPTFGALALLAAAALARPIGTASRIVGSILAVLAAVLVIGITVYGLTVYGTSTAQTWAALTIGTAAAAALVGAFLLLNRASVTALLASLVFGITAHAALAGTIRQLRPLAIAPQLEKTLEAADLHPRQGRTPGPVAITGFHEPSFVFLTGRDTDLTDAQGAAEALAEGRPAIVEARDADAFRAASARLGVSGRAVGTVRGHNYSAGDDVSLTVYAPPPRPVVGAGAETDAGAGR, translated from the coding sequence ATGACCCTTCCGAAACTGGATCATCTCATCGCCGGTTGGCGCGGCCCGGTCCTGGCGGCCCTGCTTACCCTGGTCGCGGGCCTGCCCAGCCTGATGCTGCTGCCGCCGCTGGACCGCGACGAGAGCCGCTTCGCCCAGGCGACCGCCCAGATGCTGGAGAGCCACGACTTCGTCGACATCCGCTTCCAGGACGAGCCGCGCTGGAAGAAGCCGGTCGGCATCTACTGGCTGCAGGCGGCGGCGGTGGCCCTGACCTCCGACGTCGAGGATCGCCAGATCGCCCCCTATCGAATCCCGTCCCTGCTGGGAGCCATGCTGGCGGCCTGGGCCGCGGCCTGGGCGGGGGCGGCCCTGTTCGGCAACCGCGTCGGCTTCCTGGCCGGCGCCATACTGGGAACCACCTTCCTGTTGTCCACAGAGGCGGGCATCGCCAAGACGGACGCCATGCTTTGCGGGGCCACGACCCTGGCCATGGCGGCCCTGGCGCGCATCTATATGGCCACCCAGGCGGGCGAACGGCCGATCCGGCCGCACAAACTATTGTTCTGGCTGGGCCTGGGGCTGTCGATCCTGATCAAGGGGCCGATCGGTCTGTTGGTCGTCGGGCTGGCGATCATCGCCCTGTCGATCTGGGACCGGAACGTCCGTTGGCTGGCGCGGCTGGGCTGGGGCTGGGGCCTGCCGCTGGTCGCCCTGATGGTCGGGCCGTGGGCCATCGCCATCACCATAGCCACCGACGGCGGCTTCTGGCGCGAGGCCATAGGCGGCGACCTGGCGCCCAAGATCGCCGGCGCGCATGAGAGCCATTCCGGCTTTCCCGGCATGTATCTGCTTCTGGCGCCGCTGCTGTTCTTCCCGTCCACCCTGCTGCTGCCCGCCGCCGTCTCCACGGGCTGGAGCCGGCGGGCCGAGCCGGCGATCCGTTTCATGGTCTGCTGGCTGGTTCCCGGCTGGCTTATGTTCGAACTGGCCCCAACCAAGCTGTGGCACTACACCCTGCCGACCTTCGGCGCGTTGGCGCTGCTGGCGGCGGCCGCACTGGCCCGGCCGATCGGAACGGCGTCGCGGATCGTCGGCTCCATCCTGGCGGTTCTGGCGGCGGTGCTGGTGATCGGGATCACCGTCTATGGGCTGACGGTCTATGGCACCTCCACGGCCCAGACCTGGGCGGCCCTGACCATCGGCACGGCGGCGGCGGCGGCCCTGGTGGGGGCCTTCCTGCTGCTGAACCGGGCTTCGGTGACGGCGCTTCTGGCCTCGCTCGTTTTCGGGATCACGGCCCATGCGGCCTTGGCGGGGACCATCCGTCAGCTGCGCCCCCTGGCCATCGCGCCCCAGTTGGAAAAGACGCTGGAGGCCGCCGACCTGCATCCCCGCCAGGGCCGCACGCCGGGGCCGGTGGCCATCACCGGCTTCCACGAGCCCAGCTTCGTCTTCCTGACCGGACGGGACACCGACCTGACGGACGCGCAAGGGGCCGCCGAGGCCCTGGCCGAGGGCCGGCCCGCCATCGTGGAGGCGCGCGACGCCGACGCCTTCCGCGCCGCCTCGGCCCGGCTGGGCGTGTCGGGTCGCGCGGTCGGAACCGTGCGCGGCCACAACTATTCGGCGGGCGACGACGTCAGCCTGACGGTCTATGCCCCGCCGCCCCGGCCAGTCGTGGGCGCAGGGGCGGAAACGGATGCGGGCGCGGGCCGGTGA
- the groL gene encoding chaperonin GroEL (60 kDa chaperone family; promotes refolding of misfolded polypeptides especially under stressful conditions; forms two stacked rings of heptamers to form a barrel-shaped 14mer; ends can be capped by GroES; misfolded proteins enter the barrel where they are refolded when GroES binds) — MAAKIVKFNTDARDKMLKGVNVLADAVKVTLGPKGRNVVIQKSFGAPRSTKDGVSVAKEIELEDAFENMGAQMIREVASKTNDKAGDGTTTATVLAQAIVQEGLKAVAAGMNPMDLKRGIDKAVGLVLEEIKSNSKPVSNNSEIAQVGTISANGDSEIGELIAQAMAKVGNEGVITVEEAKTADTTVDVVEGMQFDRGYLSPYFITNADKMEAVLEEPLILLFEKKLTSLQPMLPILEAVVQSGRPLLIIAEDIEGEALATLVVNKLRGGLRVAAVKAPGFGDRRKAMLEDIAILTGGQVISEDLGIKLESVTLDMLGKAKKVSITKEDTTIVEGVGEKADIEARVAQIKRQIEDTTSDYDKEKLQERLAKLAGGVAVLRVGGSTEVEVKEKKDRVDDALNATRAAADEGIVPGGGIALLKASKILSDVKGDNADQNAGVAIIRRALQAPIRQISENAGVEGSIVVGKVLENADAAFGFNAQTEEYGDLVKMGVIDPAKVVRTALQDAASVAGILITTEAAVADAPKKAAAGGAPDMGGMGGMGGMDF, encoded by the coding sequence ATGGCCGCTAAGATCGTAAAATTCAACACCGACGCCCGCGACAAGATGCTGAAGGGCGTCAACGTCCTGGCTGACGCCGTCAAGGTGACGCTGGGTCCCAAGGGCCGCAACGTCGTGATCCAGAAGTCGTTCGGCGCCCCGCGCTCGACCAAGGACGGCGTCTCGGTCGCCAAGGAAATCGAGCTGGAAGACGCCTTCGAGAACATGGGCGCCCAGATGATCCGCGAAGTCGCTTCGAAAACGAACGACAAGGCGGGCGACGGCACCACCACCGCAACCGTTCTGGCTCAAGCCATCGTGCAAGAGGGCCTGAAGGCCGTCGCCGCCGGCATGAACCCGATGGACCTGAAGCGCGGCATCGACAAGGCCGTCGGCCTGGTGCTGGAAGAGATCAAGTCCAACTCCAAGCCGGTCTCCAACAACTCGGAAATCGCCCAGGTCGGCACCATCTCGGCCAATGGCGATAGCGAAATCGGCGAGCTGATCGCCCAGGCCATGGCCAAGGTCGGCAACGAAGGCGTCATCACTGTCGAGGAAGCCAAGACCGCCGACACCACCGTGGACGTCGTCGAAGGCATGCAGTTCGACCGCGGCTACCTGTCGCCCTACTTCATCACCAACGCCGACAAGATGGAGGCCGTTCTCGAAGAGCCGCTGATCCTGCTGTTCGAGAAGAAGCTGACCAGCCTGCAGCCCATGCTGCCGATCCTGGAAGCGGTGGTTCAGTCGGGCCGTCCCCTACTGATCATCGCCGAGGACATCGAGGGCGAAGCCCTGGCGACCCTGGTGGTCAACAAGCTGCGCGGCGGCCTGCGCGTCGCCGCCGTCAAGGCGCCGGGCTTCGGCGACCGCCGCAAGGCCATGCTGGAAGACATCGCCATCCTGACCGGCGGCCAGGTCATCTCCGAAGACCTGGGCATCAAGCTGGAGAGCGTCACGCTCGACATGCTCGGCAAGGCCAAGAAGGTCTCGATCACCAAGGAAGACACCACCATCGTCGAAGGCGTGGGTGAAAAGGCCGACATCGAAGCCCGCGTGGCCCAGATCAAGCGCCAGATCGAGGACACCACCTCGGACTACGACAAGGAGAAGCTGCAGGAACGTCTGGCCAAGCTGGCCGGCGGCGTCGCCGTCCTGCGCGTCGGCGGCTCCACCGAAGTCGAGGTCAAGGAGAAGAAGGACCGCGTCGACGACGCCCTGAACGCCACGCGCGCTGCGGCTGACGAAGGCATCGTTCCCGGCGGCGGCATCGCCCTGCTGAAGGCCTCCAAGATCCTGTCCGACGTCAAGGGCGACAACGCCGACCAGAACGCCGGCGTGGCCATCATCCGCCGCGCCCTGCAGGCCCCGATCCGTCAGATCTCGGAAAACGCCGGGGTCGAAGGCTCGATCGTGGTCGGCAAGGTTCTGGAAAACGCTGACGCCGCCTTCGGCTTCAACGCCCAGACGGAAGAGTACGGCGACCTGGTCAAGATGGGCGTCATCGACCCCGCCAAGGTGGTCCGCACCGCGCTTCAGGACGCCGCCTCCGTGGCCGGCATCCTGATCACGACCGAAGCCGCCGTCGCCGACGCGCCGAAGAAGGCCGCCGCCGGCGGCGCCCCCGACATGGGCGGCATGGGCGGCATGGGCGGCATGGACTTCTAA
- a CDS encoding co-chaperone GroES — protein MAFRPLGDRVLVKRVEEESKTKGGIIIPDTAKEKPQEGEVVSVGPGTRDDKGVVNALELKAGDRILFGKWSGTEVKIDGEDLIIMKESDVLGVLS, from the coding sequence ATGGCGTTCCGTCCGCTCGGCGACCGCGTGCTGGTCAAGCGCGTTGAAGAAGAATCCAAGACCAAGGGTGGGATCATCATCCCCGACACCGCCAAGGAAAAGCCGCAGGAAGGCGAAGTCGTCTCCGTCGGCCCCGGCACCCGCGACGACAAGGGCGTGGTCAACGCCCTGGAACTGAAGGCCGGCGACCGCATCCTGTTCGGCAAATGGTCGGGCACGGAAGTGAAGATCGACGGCGAAGACCTGATCATCATGAAAGAGTCGGACGTGCTCGGAGTGCTGAGCTAA
- a CDS encoding DUF2141 domain-containing protein has translation MNLKSKSVLIAATAALAALMGGGAALAGDVTITVTGVQARGGDLLVGLQTASQFLKHEGSYGQIIAAPTAGTHVVTLRDVAPGDYSVSVLHDVDGDRQMKMANGRPAEGWAMVNGAALRAAPRFDRVKFTVPAAGVAAVSVAMQYPPAS, from the coding sequence ATGAACCTGAAATCCAAATCCGTCCTGATCGCTGCGACGGCGGCCCTCGCCGCCCTGATGGGCGGGGGCGCGGCCCTGGCCGGCGACGTGACCATCACCGTTACCGGCGTCCAGGCGCGCGGCGGCGACCTGCTGGTCGGCCTGCAGACCGCCAGCCAGTTTCTCAAGCACGAGGGGTCCTACGGTCAGATCATCGCCGCCCCGACCGCCGGAACCCATGTCGTGACCCTGCGCGACGTCGCCCCTGGCGACTACTCAGTTTCGGTGCTGCACGATGTGGACGGCGATCGCCAGATGAAGATGGCGAACGGTCGTCCTGCCGAGGGCTGGGCCATGGTGAACGGCGCGGCCCTGAGGGCGGCGCCCCGTTTCGACCGGGTCAAGTTCACCGTGCCCGCGGCCGGCGTGGCGGCCGTCAGCGTCGCCATGCAGTATCCGCCGGCGTCCTGA